Below is a window of Rhodopseudomonas sp. P2A-2r DNA.
CCGAAGGCGACGTCGGCGACGATCAGCGGGATCATCACGCTGAACACCGCGGCGGTGATGCCGTCGAACACCTGCACGGCGACCAGCACGTAAGGATCCTTCACGATCGCGAACAGCAGGCCGCGGATGGCCAGCGCGGCGAAGCCAAGCAGCAGCAGCGGCCGGCGGCCCCATTGCTGCGCCTTGCGGCCGACAGTCGGCGATGACAGCGCGACGATGGCCTGCGGCACCACGATGCAGAAGGCGATCAGCACCGGTGCCCAGTCGGCCGACCGCGTCGTCACCACGCCGGCCATCAGCGGCAGCATCGCCGCATTGGCAAGCTGCAGCAGCAGCACTGCGGCGGCGAAGATCAGCAGCGGGCGCTGGCGCAGCAGATCGACCACGCGAATGGATTTCCGCTCGGCGCTCTTGTGCGGCGTCGCGCCATGAGCCTGCGCCGCGTCGATCTCGCGGGCGCGGATCCGCGACAGCGCCAGCAAGGTGGGCATCGCCAGCAGGAACGTCACCACGAACACCGACCGGCTCGACAGGAAATAGCCGCAGGTGCCCATCACCGCGGCGGCAACGCCGTTGCCCAGCGAGGCGTAGCGCGCGTTGCGGCCGAGCCGTTCGCCGATCCGCAGCGGGCCGACCAGGCCGAGGCTGATCGCGGCAATCGACGGACCGAGCACGCAGCTCGCCATGGCATGCAGCGTTGCCGCGGTCATCACCACCGGCAGGATCGGCAGCGCGGCATAGCCGAGCGCGCAGCAGCCGATCGTCGCCACCGCTAAACCGGCAACGAGCTTTTCCGATTTGGCGGCGTCGACAATGGCGCCGCCCGGCATCTGTCCGATCAGCGCGATGATCCCGCCGATCGACAGCACGAAGCCGATCTCCACCTGCGTCCATTTCTGCGTGGTGAGATAGACCGCGACGAACGGACCGAAGCCGGTCTGCACGTCGGCGAGAAAGAAGATGAACCAGTCGAGGCCGCGCAGGCTTTGCCGCGAGGGCGCAGGCTTCGGCGGCGGCTCGCCGTCGAGATCCGGCGCGATGCCGGGCGCATGCACGCCAAGTTCCGGTACCGCGTGGTCATCGCGCGGAGCATCGTCATTGGCAAGGATGGGTGCATGCGTGGACAGTCTACTTCTCCTGTCCGTTCAATGGCGGATAGCGCAGCGGCTCCAGCTTGCCGGAGGCTCCGAGCGCTACGATCGGCTGGTCATCCTTGTATTCCGGCGCGGCGCGGACCTGCTCGCGGGTCAGGCCGAGGCTGATGCTCTCGCTCTTGTTGGCGACGTTGCCAAACCGCAGCGCGCTCCAGTCGACCACGATCTTGCGGCTGCCGACGCCGAGAAAGCCGCCGAAGTCGATCACCGCGGCGCGGGTCTGGCCGCCGCGATCGACGATCACATCGGCAATGCGTCCCATGTTATCGCCGGTCGGGCTGCGCACGTCGCGGCCGAGAATGCCGCGCGCATCGACGGCGTCGATCACGGTCACCACGGGCGGTGTCGTCGCCTCGGCCGGCGCGGCATCGGCCGGTTTCTTGTCCGGAGCGCCCGGAATCGCTTGCGGCGAAGCCGGGGCAGCTTGCGGCGCAAGTGTGTCATTGGCCGGCCATGCCCGACCCGTCGAAAGCCCGACGGCGATCATTACGGCGATCGTCCAACCTGATTGACGCATACAGCCTCCCGGCAAGGTTCGGCGGAGCGACCGCGCCGCCATGTCAGTGCGACAGCACGATCGAGACCTGGATGCGGCCACGGGTGCGCAGCACTTCTAGCGAGACATCGTCGTTGTGACGGCGCAGCCGCAGGTCGACGCTGGACTCATTCAGTGTGAGATCGCGCAGGACCACTTCGGTCAGGAATGACGGCAGCCGTGGGTTGCGCAGCCGGATCTCGCCGCGCGCGGCGTCGAATTCGATGCCGAGCGCGGCTTCGAGCAGCGTGAACGGCGTGGCGCTGGCCCAGGCCTGCGGCGCGCAGGCCACCGGATACAGAGTCGGCCCGCGGCGCTTCTCGCGCTGGAAGCCGCAGAACAGTTCCGGCAGCCGCCGCAGGTCCATATAGGTCGCGGTATCGAACAGGCCCTTGAACACCGCCTCCACCGAATGCTTCAATCCGTAGCGCGCAAGGCCCAGCGCGATCAGCGCATTGTCGTGCGGCCAGATCGAGCCGTCATGGTAGGACATCGGATTGTAGCGCGCCTCGCCGCGCGCGACGGTGCGGATGCCCCAGCCGGTGAAGAAGTGCGGCCGCATCAGATCGGCGGCGACCATGCGCGCGCGGTCCTCGCGGGCGATGCCCGTGAAAAGCACCTGACCGGCATTGGAGGTCCGCACCTCGCAAGGCATCTTCTCGCCGTCCAGCGCCAGCGCATAGGTGCCGAGCTCCTCGCACCAGAATGCATCCTCGAACGCTGCGGCGAGTTTCTCCGCTTGCGTTGACAACTCGCTGGCCTTGTCGGTCAAGCCCATGCGCAATGCCAGCTTCGAGGCCAGTTGCTTGGCGGCGTAGACATATCCCTGCACTTCGGCGAGCGCGATATTGCCCTCGGCGAGCTTGCCGTCGGCGTGGAAGATAGCGTCGAAGGAATCCTTCCAGCCCTGGTTCTGCAGGCCCTGGTCGGTGGCGCGCTGGTATTCGACAAATCCGTCGCCGTCGGGATCGCCGGGCCCATCGATCCAGCGCAAGGCAGCCTCGATCGCCGGCCACAATTCGCGCAGCGTGTGGTCGTCGCCGGTACGCTCCACATAGAGGCCGGCCAGCATCACGAACAGCGGCGTGGAATCCACGCTGCCGTAATACTGCGCGAACGGCACCTCGCGCAGAGCGGCCATCTCGCCGCCGCGCATTTCATGCAGGATCTTGCCGGGCTCGGCATCGTTGAGCGGATCGACCGTCGTCGCCTGGAACCTGGCGAGGCGCCTGAGCACGCCGCGCGCGACGCGCGGATCGATCCACAGCATCTGCAATGCGGTGATCAGGCCATCGCGGCCGAACGTGGTCGAATACCAGGGAATACCGGCATAGGGATA
It encodes the following:
- a CDS encoding MFS transporter — protein: MHAPGIAPDLDGEPPPKPAPSRQSLRGLDWFIFFLADVQTGFGPFVAVYLTTQKWTQVEIGFVLSIGGIIALIGQMPGGAIVDAAKSEKLVAGLAVATIGCCALGYAALPILPVVMTAATLHAMASCVLGPSIAAISLGLVGPLRIGERLGRNARYASLGNGVAAAVMGTCGYFLSSRSVFVVTFLLAMPTLLALSRIRAREIDAAQAHGATPHKSAERKSIRVVDLLRQRPLLIFAAAVLLLQLANAAMLPLMAGVVTTRSADWAPVLIAFCIVVPQAIVALSSPTVGRKAQQWGRRPLLLLGFAALAIRGLLFAIVKDPYVLVAVQVFDGITAAVFSVMIPLIVADVAFGSGRFSLAQGIVGTATGIGASLSTILAGFVADRFGAPVAFVGLACVAALGLLMIWTIMPETRREVS
- a CDS encoding PRC-barrel domain-containing protein; the encoded protein is MIAVGLSTGRAWPANDTLAPQAAPASPQAIPGAPDKKPADAAPAEATTPPVVTVIDAVDARGILGRDVRSPTGDNMGRIADVIVDRGGQTRAAVIDFGGFLGVGSRKIVVDWSALRFGNVANKSESISLGLTREQVRAAPEYKDDQPIVALGASGKLEPLRYPPLNGQEK
- a CDS encoding amylo-alpha-1,6-glucosidase, which gives rise to MPIDAAAKISAIPVETVSESPFYIPMTGPAARPRRALKHDDTFVVLDSHGDIGASAGGPDGLFNADTRYLARLELTLDGLQPLLLGSNLRDDNSALTVDLTNPDIYSGGRLVLQKDMLHIVRTFFLWRGTAYQRIGLQNHGEHPASFDLTLAFDNDFADLFEVRGSQRPRRGVATSRLLGPSDVALEYTGLDDTPRSTMVHFDPRPTRLSPNLATYHFELAPQQATSLFVAASCNAAPGHQPAPFFKALLAHRREMRNFSKGATSIETSNNIFNEVLCQAMADLNMLLTETPQGRYPYAGIPWYSTTFGRDGLITALQMLWIDPRVARGVLRRLARFQATTVDPLNDAEPGKILHEMRGGEMAALREVPFAQYYGSVDSTPLFVMLAGLYVERTGDDHTLRELWPAIEAALRWIDGPGDPDGDGFVEYQRATDQGLQNQGWKDSFDAIFHADGKLAEGNIALAEVQGYVYAAKQLASKLALRMGLTDKASELSTQAEKLAAAFEDAFWCEELGTYALALDGEKMPCEVRTSNAGQVLFTGIAREDRARMVAADLMRPHFFTGWGIRTVARGEARYNPMSYHDGSIWPHDNALIALGLARYGLKHSVEAVFKGLFDTATYMDLRRLPELFCGFQREKRRGPTLYPVACAPQAWASATPFTLLEAALGIEFDAARGEIRLRNPRLPSFLTEVVLRDLTLNESSVDLRLRRHNDDVSLEVLRTRGRIQVSIVLSH